In one window of Atribacteraceae bacterium DNA:
- a CDS encoding uroporphyrinogen decarboxylase family protein, with the protein MNSRERVLRSLDHKEADRVPIDFGGLTTSIHKIGYRRLTEYLGLPPHEAPIIDMFQQIVDPAPALKEKFHADVVGFFANPGSGWSLSVDPVTDSYWDEWGVFYQRPLHGYWYDLAGHPLKEGTLEELKNFKFPDPRDPNRIKGLRDKAKNLNEETDKAVIIYSPTAGVFEHSYWLRGIVPLFTDMAFNKLYVEALAERIVEWQLSFWDYVLEEVGHYVHIVEIGDDLGTQSGPLVPPDLYRLIYKPRHKMLTDLIHKKSKAKVFLHCCGSIYWALPDIVESGVDILNPIQVSAKDMQDTARIKREFGRELVFWGGGADATEVMAFASPDTVIEEVKRRIDDLSPDGGFVFAPIHNIQPNVPPENTVAFFQTAFEYGSKIN; encoded by the coding sequence TTGAACAGCAGAGAAAGGGTTCTCCGGTCGCTTGACCATAAAGAAGCGGACCGGGTACCGATCGACTTTGGAGGCCTCACCACTTCAATTCACAAAATCGGTTACCGCCGATTGACCGAATACCTGGGACTTCCCCCTCATGAAGCCCCGATCATCGATATGTTCCAACAAATTGTCGATCCGGCACCGGCTTTAAAAGAGAAATTTCATGCCGATGTCGTCGGCTTCTTCGCTAATCCGGGTTCGGGTTGGTCTTTATCGGTCGATCCGGTCACCGATTCCTACTGGGATGAATGGGGGGTTTTTTATCAGCGTCCTCTCCACGGATATTGGTATGATCTGGCCGGTCATCCGTTGAAAGAAGGTACCCTTGAAGAATTAAAGAATTTCAAGTTTCCCGATCCCAGGGATCCAAACAGAATCAAGGGCTTACGCGATAAAGCGAAGAACCTAAACGAAGAAACCGACAAGGCGGTGATCATTTATAGTCCGACTGCCGGTGTTTTTGAACATTCCTATTGGCTGAGAGGAATTGTTCCTTTGTTTACCGATATGGCCTTTAACAAGCTTTATGTAGAAGCGCTGGCCGAGAGAATTGTCGAGTGGCAGTTAAGTTTCTGGGATTACGTTTTAGAGGAAGTTGGGCACTATGTCCATATTGTGGAAATAGGTGACGACTTAGGAACCCAGAGTGGACCTTTGGTCCCGCCGGACCTCTATCGCCTGATATACAAACCTCGGCACAAAATGCTGACTGACCTGATCCACAAGAAGAGCAAGGCCAAAGTTTTCCTGCATTGTTGCGGCTCTATTTATTGGGCATTACCGGATATCGTGGAAAGTGGAGTGGATATCTTAAATCCAATACAAGTCTCGGCCAAAGATATGCAGGATACGGCGCGCATTAAAAGAGAGTTTGGTCGCGAATTGGTGTTCTGGGGAGGAGGAGCCGACGCTACCGAAGTAATGGCTTTCGCTTCACCGGATACTGTTATAGAGGAAGTCAAGAGACGTATCGATGATCTCAGTCCGGATGGTGGTTTTGTCTTCGCTCCCATTCACAATATTCAACCGAACGTTCCCCCGGAAAATACAGTGGCTTTTTTCCAGACAGCTTTCGAATATGGCTCCAAGATTAATTGA
- the rpiB gene encoding ribose 5-phosphate isomerase B, whose protein sequence is MYLFIASDHFGYPLKKVLVDHLREKNVEFADLGVTSEEMETNYPDVALAGCRMLREGKYQYGILVCGTGIGMALAANKISGVYAACAHDIYSAERAKKSNNCNVLCLGRHVVGPELAKMLVDAWLASEFGGGRSAPKVQRIKEIEEQFMKGE, encoded by the coding sequence ATGTATCTGTTCATCGCATCTGATCATTTCGGCTATCCCCTGAAAAAAGTTCTCGTCGATCATCTTCGGGAAAAGAACGTGGAGTTCGCAGACCTGGGCGTCACTTCCGAGGAAATGGAAACCAATTATCCCGATGTGGCTCTGGCGGGGTGCCGGATGCTCCGGGAGGGGAAGTACCAATACGGGATTCTGGTCTGTGGAACCGGTATCGGTATGGCTTTGGCCGCCAACAAGATCTCTGGTGTGTATGCCGCCTGTGCTCACGATATTTACTCGGCCGAGCGGGCCAAAAAAAGTAACAACTGTAATGTTTTGTGTCTGGGAAGGCATGTTGTAGGGCCGGAACTGGCCAAGATGTTGGTAGACGCCTGGTTGGCCAGTGAGTTCGGAGGTGGTCGGTCGGCGCCCAAGGTGCAGCGCATCAAAGAGATCGAAGAACAATTTATGAAAGGGGAATGA
- a CDS encoding sugar-binding domain-containing protein, which yields MARKKNLLEDMDMVVKAAELCYLSGLNQKDVAEIMGISSQKVFRMLKRAKELGLVEIKIRKTGEIDGELSLKLKEKFGLHNAAVAEVYDSRTERVIKAVAQVAANFLKNYLGSYSYGSVGVAYGRTLWEVLDYLPFFNLSNLKVIQMMGGYGGRRWKTLAFELVRSFSKHLGGDPFYLLAPAFAKSSASQKAYLQDREIQEILEIVENVDLALVGIGGIKRETSLLIETGDFHEAEIGELVEKKAVGAICGTFFDIRGKIAQSALDSRRIAVHLERLRTNAKRIIGMAGGLEKKETILGALRGGWITDLVTDFEVAKWLVTQRN from the coding sequence TTGGCTCGGAAGAAAAACCTGTTAGAAGACATGGATATGGTGGTCAAGGCCGCGGAGTTGTGTTATCTTTCGGGCCTTAATCAGAAGGATGTCGCTGAAATCATGGGCATTTCTTCGCAAAAAGTATTTAGAATGTTGAAGCGGGCTAAGGAACTGGGTTTGGTGGAAATTAAAATCAGAAAAACCGGCGAAATCGATGGAGAACTTTCTCTGAAACTGAAAGAAAAATTTGGCTTGCACAACGCTGCGGTTGCCGAGGTTTACGATAGTAGAACCGAACGGGTTATCAAGGCCGTAGCCCAAGTCGCCGCCAATTTTCTTAAAAACTACTTGGGATCATATTCGTATGGAAGCGTGGGAGTGGCTTACGGCAGGACTCTCTGGGAGGTTCTCGATTATCTGCCCTTTTTCAATCTTTCCAACTTGAAAGTAATTCAAATGATGGGCGGCTATGGTGGCCGACGATGGAAAACGCTGGCTTTTGAACTGGTAAGATCCTTTAGTAAACATCTGGGAGGGGACCCGTTCTATTTATTGGCTCCGGCTTTTGCCAAAAGTTCGGCCAGCCAGAAAGCATATCTGCAAGATAGGGAAATTCAGGAAATTCTTGAAATTGTTGAAAATGTAGACTTAGCCTTAGTGGGTATAGGAGGAATAAAAAGAGAGACGAGTTTATTGATCGAGACCGGGGATTTTCACGAAGCTGAGATTGGTGAGTTAGTGGAAAAAAAAGCGGTAGGGGCGATTTGCGGGACTTTTTTTGATATCAGAGGAAAAATAGCGCAGAGCGCTTTAGATTCAAGAAGAATAGCGGTGCACCTGGAGAGGTTGAGGACTAATGCCAAAAGAATAATTGGAATGGCCGGGGGCCTGGAAAAGAAAGAAACCATTTTAGGAGCCTTGCGAGGCGGATGGATCACCGATTTAGTGACTGATTTTGAAGTGGCAAAATGGTTAGTTACCCAACGTAACTGA
- a CDS encoding sugar ABC transporter permease: MTFSFDNRVKYFMIVPCIVFLLGFGVFPLIYSGRLMFFDWNIGAGRPQIFVGLGNFFRLFQDRIFLQTLSNTVIFVIVSVTLQSILGLALALLLNRKIRCQGVFRVIFLLPMMASPIAAGYTWRMLFHMSHGPWNHLLNLVGLPASPWLSDISTALISVILIDVWQWTPFMFVILLAGLKSIPREPYEASIVDGASHWQVFKYITIPILSPVITLAILLRAVEAIKVFDIILVTTAGGPGSATETITMYARKVGLLQFNLGYASTISYALLFASIVIFTLLIRLMGSEKKFQ, encoded by the coding sequence ATGACATTTTCTTTTGATAATCGCGTTAAATATTTCATGATTGTCCCTTGTATCGTCTTTCTGCTAGGGTTTGGGGTTTTCCCACTAATTTATTCTGGTAGATTAATGTTTTTTGACTGGAATATTGGCGCTGGAAGACCGCAAATTTTTGTGGGGTTAGGCAATTTTTTTAGACTTTTCCAGGATAGGATTTTCCTGCAAACTCTGAGCAATACGGTGATTTTTGTTATCGTATCTGTCACCTTGCAGTCTATTTTAGGACTGGCATTGGCTTTACTACTAAACCGGAAAATAAGATGTCAAGGTGTTTTTCGAGTGATTTTTCTCTTACCCATGATGGCTTCACCGATTGCAGCTGGTTATACCTGGCGAATGCTTTTTCACATGTCTCATGGTCCCTGGAATCATTTATTAAATTTAGTCGGATTACCTGCTTCGCCTTGGCTTAGCGATATTTCCACAGCACTAATCTCAGTTATTTTAATCGATGTTTGGCAATGGACGCCTTTTATGTTTGTTATTTTACTGGCTGGCTTGAAATCTATCCCCAGGGAACCCTATGAAGCATCCATAGTTGATGGTGCGAGTCACTGGCAGGTATTTAAATATATAACCATACCGATACTCAGCCCGGTCATTACCTTGGCTATATTGTTGAGAGCAGTTGAGGCTATCAAAGTTTTCGACATAATACTCGTGACCACTGCCGGTGGTCCGGGAAGCGCAACCGAAACCATTACTATGTATGCCAGGAAGGTTGGTTTACTACAATTTAATTTAGGCTACGCCTCTACCATCTCCTATGCCCTTCTTTTTGCATCCATTGTGATATTTACTTTACTCATCCGCCTTATGGGCAGTGAAAAAAAATTCCAATAA
- a CDS encoding extracellular solute-binding protein, translating into MRNLLVAILVAFIVLLLSGGALLASLPYEGVNLVVVTQTGPFIAGPLIEHSQEWTEMTGGTVEVIEVPYGDLYSKIMTSFVTGVAAFDIIVVSATWLPDFTPHLIPLDDYIANPETDPDWADIMPAFQELVMWGEHKYALPLDGDTHTLFYRRDIFQDAENQANFKEKYGYDLRVPETMDELYDVAEFFTGWDWNGDGAPDYGWAQPMMRGTQSHWWFWNFTAPFSVMPGGPDKYRGVLYFDPETMEPLINQEGFVRGLTLYRDMAKFGPPGMLGWDVSQIRASAPGGNIAMWMEWGAFPGLSQDPEVAHPDMIGNNGSAQRPGSLEVWDRETQAWVTMEEVNRAPVLSFGGWVAGITQTAANPDAAFDFIRFMASPETSIKDVVRGDTGYNPYRFSHVKNLDAWLAAGFGEQDAIDYLAAIEADMVHPNAMSDLRIPGKAEYVDTILDRYVSMVLAGELEPREALDIVYEEWEKITDRLGREQQLASYRTMLGLD; encoded by the coding sequence ATGAGGAATTTGCTGGTTGCCATTTTGGTTGCGTTCATTGTGCTTTTGCTTTCGGGCGGAGCTTTATTGGCCTCGCTTCCATATGAAGGTGTAAATCTGGTAGTAGTCACTCAGACCGGGCCTTTTATTGCGGGGCCCCTTATTGAACATTCCCAGGAATGGACTGAAATGACCGGTGGGACCGTCGAGGTCATTGAAGTCCCGTACGGGGACCTGTACTCAAAAATAATGACTTCCTTTGTAACTGGAGTGGCAGCTTTCGACATCATAGTTGTTTCCGCAACCTGGTTACCGGATTTCACCCCTCACTTGATACCGCTTGATGATTACATCGCTAACCCGGAAACCGACCCGGATTGGGCTGACATCATGCCGGCCTTTCAAGAGCTGGTAATGTGGGGCGAGCATAAGTATGCATTACCACTTGATGGAGACACCCACACCCTGTTCTACCGCAGAGATATATTTCAGGACGCAGAAAACCAGGCTAATTTCAAGGAAAAATACGGTTATGATCTGAGAGTTCCTGAAACCATGGATGAATTGTACGATGTAGCGGAATTTTTCACCGGATGGGATTGGAATGGGGACGGAGCGCCTGACTATGGTTGGGCCCAACCAATGATGCGGGGAACTCAGTCGCACTGGTGGTTCTGGAACTTTACGGCCCCCTTCAGCGTTATGCCTGGGGGACCGGATAAATACCGAGGCGTTCTCTACTTCGATCCGGAAACCATGGAACCCCTGATCAATCAGGAAGGTTTTGTAAGGGGCTTGACCCTCTATCGGGACATGGCCAAATTTGGACCACCCGGGATGCTAGGTTGGGATGTGTCCCAGATCAGAGCCAGTGCTCCAGGCGGAAATATTGCCATGTGGATGGAATGGGGTGCTTTCCCTGGTTTAAGCCAGGATCCTGAAGTAGCCCATCCGGATATGATAGGCAATAATGGTTCCGCCCAAAGACCTGGTTCGCTGGAGGTATGGGATCGCGAAACACAAGCATGGGTCACGATGGAAGAAGTCAATCGGGCCCCAGTATTATCCTTTGGAGGATGGGTGGCTGGAATAACCCAGACTGCGGCCAATCCTGATGCCGCATTTGATTTTATCCGCTTTATGGCCAGCCCGGAAACGAGCATCAAAGACGTAGTACGGGGTGACACCGGTTATAACCCCTATCGTTTCTCCCATGTAAAGAACCTCGATGCCTGGTTGGCGGCGGGATTTGGAGAACAGGATGCTATCGATTATCTGGCTGCTATCGAAGCAGACATGGTTCATCCAAACGCCATGTCTGACCTGCGGATCCCCGGTAAGGCCGAGTATGTCGATACCATTCTTGACCGCTATGTGTCGATGGTCCTGGCCGGTGAGCTGGAACCCAGGGAAGCTCTTGATATAGTCTACGAAGAATGGGAAAAGATTACCGACAGACTGGGCCGAGAGCAACAGTTAGCCTCCTATCGAACCATGTTGGGGCTGGATTGA
- a CDS encoding carbohydrate ABC transporter permease — MDKTIRRWKGVQSVAIYTVLFIVSFFMIFPIYWTFTTAFKAPKDVLTSPPKFIPFVDFQPSLFALQELGLVSGADRGTRTTPHSPDEIIRVIRNSIVIAVGSTLLSLLIGCLAAYGLVRFNYRRWNNQSISFFILSQRMMPPIVLVIPYFILFRHLNLLDTLLGVAIAHSIGSIPFVVWIMRGFFISIPRELEDSARIDGCSYLGAFLRVIIPLSIPGLVAASVFVFVFSWNELLFALTLSFRNARTIPVLLTGLTHGGAPLWWSLSAMLLISMLPVIVMTIFIQRYIVSGLTLGAIK, encoded by the coding sequence ATGGATAAGACGATTAGAAGGTGGAAGGGCGTTCAAAGTGTTGCTATTTATACTGTTTTATTTATAGTTTCTTTCTTTATGATCTTTCCGATTTATTGGACTTTCACTACCGCTTTTAAAGCGCCCAAGGATGTCCTTACCAGTCCGCCAAAATTTATTCCATTTGTTGACTTCCAGCCCAGTTTATTTGCCCTGCAGGAATTAGGTTTGGTATCCGGGGCAGATAGGGGGACCAGAACTACCCCTCATAGTCCTGATGAGATAATCAGGGTGATCAGAAACAGCATTGTTATAGCCGTCGGGAGTACGCTACTTTCCCTGCTAATAGGATGTCTGGCCGCGTATGGATTGGTTAGGTTTAATTATAGAAGATGGAATAACCAGAGTATTTCTTTCTTTATCCTTTCTCAAAGAATGATGCCACCCATTGTTTTAGTGATCCCTTATTTTATTCTTTTTCGCCATTTGAACTTATTGGATACACTCCTGGGAGTTGCTATCGCTCATAGTATTGGGAGCATACCATTTGTTGTATGGATAATGCGGGGGTTTTTCATCAGCATTCCCAGAGAGTTGGAAGACAGCGCTCGGATAGATGGTTGTTCATACCTGGGAGCCTTTCTTCGGGTGATTATCCCCCTTTCTATACCCGGCTTGGTAGCTGCCAGTGTTTTTGTTTTTGTCTTCTCATGGAATGAACTACTCTTTGCGCTTACGTTATCATTCAGAAACGCAAGGACCATTCCAGTTTTATTGACAGGGTTGACGCACGGAGGGGCGCCGCTTTGGTGGAGCTTATCCGCCATGTTGTTAATATCCATGCTCCCGGTGATTGTTATGACTATTTTTATTCAAAGATATATTGTTTCCGGACTTACATTAGGGGCAATCAAGTAG
- a CDS encoding sugar-binding transcriptional regulator, with product MKEKWGSDRSLAARVGRLFYEDNLSILEIADLLGISRQRCSRILKRAKELGIVQIKILDPEQNRVRELEEFFLARFSLKRVVVVEVFSEDSELIRKSVGEAGAKLLNELLQPGFKIGVAYGRTLLHLVHYIKPRDNSFSNLGIVQLMGGLSRISANIVATEIPRRLAEALNAQVYYLPAPAFTRDRSTRNAMLTDEAILATLSERIDIALVGIGGVSPDSTLISTGAIAPEEFAELQEKRAVGDICGSYYDREGRMILFSGNDRRIAFSLDQLKEVPYVIGVVGGLEKSEAIFGALLGRLINVLVIDNLTAKAIQLYSR from the coding sequence ATGAAAGAGAAATGGGGTTCCGATCGGTCTCTGGCCGCTCGGGTAGGCAGGTTGTTTTATGAAGACAACTTATCTATCTTAGAGATAGCTGATCTCTTGGGGATCTCCCGGCAGCGTTGTTCCCGCATCCTCAAAAGGGCAAAAGAACTCGGGATTGTCCAAATTAAAATCCTGGATCCGGAACAAAACCGGGTTCGGGAGCTCGAAGAGTTTTTCCTGGCGCGGTTTTCCTTGAAGAGAGTCGTTGTCGTGGAAGTCTTCAGTGAAGATTCCGAATTGATCCGGAAAAGCGTGGGGGAAGCCGGCGCAAAGCTGCTCAACGAATTGCTCCAGCCGGGGTTCAAAATCGGAGTGGCGTATGGACGGACTCTCCTACACCTCGTCCACTATATCAAGCCCCGTGACAACTCGTTTTCCAACCTCGGGATTGTGCAATTGATGGGCGGTCTCAGCCGGATCTCCGCCAATATAGTGGCCACCGAAATCCCCCGGCGTCTGGCCGAAGCGCTCAATGCCCAGGTTTACTATTTACCCGCCCCCGCCTTCACCCGGGATCGATCCACCCGCAATGCCATGTTGACCGATGAAGCCATTCTGGCAACTCTCTCCGAACGGATCGACATCGCCCTGGTGGGTATCGGTGGGGTTTCTCCTGACTCGACCCTGATTTCCACGGGGGCCATCGCCCCGGAAGAATTTGCCGAACTCCAGGAAAAAAGAGCAGTGGGTGATATCTGTGGCAGCTATTATGATCGCGAGGGACGGATGATCCTGTTTAGTGGAAACGATAGACGTATCGCTTTTTCTCTTGACCAATTGAAGGAAGTACCTTATGTAATCGGTGTGGTTGGAGGCCTTGAGAAAAGTGAGGCGATCTTTGGCGCCCTGTTGGGGAGACTGATCAACGTCCTGGTCATCGATAACCTGACGGCCAAGGCGATCCAACTATATTCCAGATGA